In Bradyrhizobium sp. 170, the DNA window GCGCCGTTTCGACCGCCGCGATGCCCTTGTCGATCTCGCCGATGGCCGCCTCCGGCTTCATGTATTTCAGATTGTGATGGGTCCATGTGTGATGCGCGATGGTATGGCCCTGCGCCGCTATTCTCCGCACCAGTTCGGGACGTTCGGAGGCCGGCTTTCCGATCAGGAAGAAGGTGGCGCGCACGCATTCATGCGCCAGCGCCGCCAGGATCTTCTGGTCCGTCGCAGGCCACGGTCCGTCGTCGAAGGTCAGCACCACCTCGCGGTCATCAAGCGGAAGCGTCTGTGGAAAGCTTTTGAGGCCCACGCGCGGGTAGGTGGCGGGGTCCACCGCGAGAACGCGTGAGGTGCCGAGCGCGTCCTTGCGGCTGCATTCGGCAGCCTGAGCCGCCGCAACGAAGGTCATCAATGCCGCGACCGCCGAGCACAGCGCCGCGCTTAAATTTCGGGTCATTTGCGGTTGGACATATTTGGCATTGCGCTGGGTGTTGCCGATTGGGTAAGCGTGCAGCGTAACTCAGACAAGTTCCCTCAATCTGTCAAACCGGCGAGGCGTGGCATGGCCGAGAAGATCGACGTTGCCCAGGCCGCAGACGCGCTGTCAGCGCAGGGCTCGGTACTCGACCATCTGCCGATGCGGGACGAAGAGAACCAGCTCCGCCGCGAGTTTGTCGAGGAGATCACGCGCGCCATCCACGCCGCCGACCGGCCGCTGTTGTGCGAGGTGGTGGCGGAACTTCACGAGGCCGATCTCGGCGATTTGATCGGGGCCCTCGAGCCTGAGGACCGTGTCACGCTGGTCGAACTGACCGGCGCCGATTTCGACTTCTCGGCGCTGAACGAGGTCGACGATTCCGTCCGCGAGGAAATCCTCGAGGAACTCGAACCGGAGACGGTCGCGGAGGGCGTTCGCGAGCTGGAATCCGACGACGCCGTCCAACTGCTTCAAGGCCTCGACGAGGAGGACAAGGAAGAGATCCTCGAAAAGCTGCCGCCCTCCGAGCGCGTCGCGCTGGAGCGGAGCCTGCTTTATCCGGAAAATTCCGCAGGCCGGCGGATGCAATCCGAGTTCATCGCGGTGCCGCCGGACTGGACCGTCGGCCAGGCGATCGACTACATGCGCGACACCCCGGACCTGCCGGGCCGGTTCTACGAGATCTACGCGGTGGATGCCGAAAATCACTGGCAGGGTGCGGTCTCGCTCGACACGCTGCTGCGGGCGCGCCGGCCTGTGCCGATCGCCGATCTCATCGACGAGGACCGCCGCCGCGTCTCCGTGCTGGACGACCAGGAAGAGGTCGCGCGGATGTTCGGCAAGTACAATCTGGTCGCGGCTCCCGTGGTCGACACCACCAACCGGCTGGTCGGCGTCATCACCATCGACGACGTGGTCGACGTCATCGAGGAGGAGGCCGACGAGGATCTGAAGGCGCTCGGCGGCGTCACCAGCGACGAAGAATTGTCCGACAGTGTCTGGACCATCGCGCGCGCCCGCTTCAACTGGCTGCTGGTCAATCTGGCGACGGCGTTTCTGGCGTCCTCCGTGCTCGGCCTGTTCGAGGGCCAGCTTGAGAAGATGGTGGCGCTCGCCGTGCTGGCGCCGATCGTGGCGAGCCAGGGCGGCAACGCCGCGACCCAGACCATGACGGTGGCGGTGCGGGCGCTGGCGACCCGCGAACTCGGCTCCAATAATGCGTTCCGCGTCGTCATGCGCGAGGCGATGGTCGGCCTCGTCAACGGGCTCGCCTTTGCCGTGATCACCGGCGTCGCCGCGGTGGCCTGGTTCAAGATCCCGGGTCTCGGCATCGTGATCGGCCTTGCCATCATCTGCAACCTGGTGGCCGGCGCGCTTGGTGGCATTCTGATCCCGATGGTGCTGGACCGGGTGCGCGCCGACCCCGCGGTGGCGTCGGGGACTTTCGTCACGACCATCACCGACGTGGTCGGCTTCTTCTCGTTCCTCGGCATCGCCACGCTGTGGTTCGGGCTGAAGTAGCTTTCGCCTTTGCTGCCCCTTTTATCGTTAATCGGGCCTTAACGCGCTTGGCTGATGATGTTGGCTCACGAGGTCAACATGCAGCGCTTGCGGCTGAAAGCGGACGGACGGATCGTCGAACTGCGGGACGGGCAGGAGTTCCCGCTCGCGCCGACGATGCCCGGAGTCGCCCTTGCGATCCCCGCGCCCGAGCCCGCGCTTGCAATGCCCACCGTCTCGCCCACAACGCCGGACGTTACACCCGGCGAAACCCCGGCCTTGCCGGCGGTGCGCGACCTGCGCCGCCGTGCGCAGCTGACGCAACTCGAATTCGCGGCCAGGCTTGGCGTGCCCGTCGAAACCATCCGGAACTGGGAGCAGGGCAAGCGTGCACCGCGCGGACCGGCGCGGGCGCTGCTCGCCGTGATTGCCCATTCGCCGGAAACCGTTTTCGCAGCGCTGGCCACGGAGGAACCGTCGCCCGTCTAGTTCGCGGGTTGCCCCGTTTTCTTCCCGCACACCGGACCCACCCCGGATCAAGTCCGCCGCAGGATTTCGCTTCAAAAGCGCTATCTGTTGGCACGGCAGTTTCCACAGCCCATAATGGGGCCGGTCCGCGGATACAACCGATGCTGTTTGTCGAAGCCAATGGCGCAAAAATACCGGCGATCGGGCTGGGCACCTGGGAATTGCGTGGGCGAAGCTGCGCCCGCCTGGTCGAGCAGGCGCTGCGGCTCGGCTATCGCCACATCGACACCGCGCAGATGTACGAAAACGAACGCGAGGTCGGCGAGGGCTTGCGCGCCTCGGGCGTGAAGCGCGATCAGGTCTTCCTCACCACCAAGATCTGGCCCTCGCATTTCGCGCCTCACGATCTGGAGCGTTCGGCCAAGGAAAGCCTGGTGCGACTGCGCCTGACCGAGGTCGACCTGTTGCTGCTGCACTGGCCGAACCCGCAGGTGCCGCTGGTCGAGACGCTCGGCGCGCTGGCACGGATCAAGCAGCAGGGGCTCGCGCGGCATATCGGCGTGTCCAATTTCACCGTGACCCTGATCGAGGAGGCGGTGGCTTCATGTTCGGAGCCGCTGGTGTGCGACCAGGTCGAGTACCATCCCTATCTCGACCAGACCAAGGTGAGGCAGGCCTGCGCGCGCCATGGCATGGCCGTGGTGGCCTATAGTCCGGTCGCCAAGGGCCGCATCAAGAACGATCGCGCGCTGCTGCGGATCGGCGACCGCTATCGCAAGACGGCGGCGCAAATCTGCCTGCGCTGGCTGGTGCAGCAGGGCGTGGCGGCCATCCCGCGGACGTCGAAACTCGAGCGGCTCTCGGAGAACATCGAGATCCTCGATTTCGAGCTGTCGGAAGCGGACATGCAGCAGATTTCCGGCATGGGCAGCGCCGGGGGCCGGCTCACGGATTTCGGTTTCGCGCCGAAATGGGATTGAGGCATTGCGCCGCCGGACGCTATGCTGGCGGCCCAGGGGACTATCGAACATCGTTTTGATGCGATGGAGCTGCGACGGATCATACCTTCGGACATCACGGCGTCGGCGATCGCGCATGGGTCGCTGCTGACGCTGGTGGTTCTGTTTTCCGAGGTGCATCCGTTCGGCGCTGTGACCGCCGAGCAGATCTCGGTCGAGATCGTGACCCAGCAAGACCTTGCCGAAAACAAGCCGGAACCGGCGCCAACGCCGCAGCCCGATTTCTCGCTGCGGGACAAGCCGGCGGCCACCGGTGCGCCTCCGCCGACGGTCCAGCCGGCGCCTGCCGGGCGGCCGCAGCAGCAGGCTGCGCTCGCCGCGCCGCGCGCGGCCCAGCCGCCGTCGGTCGCGTCGCCGCCGCCACAACCGGCGGCGCCGGCCTACAAGCCGCCCGAGCCGGATGTCTCGATCAAGTATCAGGTGCTGCTGGGCTTGCCGCCCGACCTCTCGCCCACGCTGCGGCTCGCTCCCTCGCAAGCCCGCAACAAAGGCGACGACGATTTCGACGCGCCGGCGGTCGAGGCGGCCGATGTCGCGAGCACGCTGGTGGCGGAGTTCCGCCGCCACCTCAAATCCTGCTCGAAACTGCCGGCCTCGCTGTCGAGCACCGACGACGTCAAGGTCAAGCTGCGCGTGTTGATGACACCGGATGGCAGGCTCGCCGCAGAACCGATGCTGATAGAGGCCAGCGCCTCGATGAAGGGCCCGTTGCTGATGCAGGGCGCCATCCGGGCGCTGTCGGCCTGTCAGCCCTACGCCATGCTGCCGGCGGACCGCTACGGCGAATGGAAGGTGCTCGATCTCAGCTTCACGCCGCAGGATTTTTCCGCGTCCTAGCGCGTGAACTCACCACCGCTCGATCATCCCGGCGTCAAAAGAGGAGAGGTAAAGGTCGCTCTCTCAGGGCCAAATGGAACTACGGTGGGCGAAACGGAAGCACTGTCCCGGACGTTGAAAGATAATCAACCAATGGACGTCGAGCCCTCGGCCGGCGGCAGGCCCATTCACTGGCGGGAGACGAGCATGACACTCATCTGGCTTGGTGTGCTTCTTGTTTTCGGCGGGGTGTTGCAGATGGCCTTCCAGCCAATCTGGCGCGGCCGATTAAGCGGTAGAAGGCGGCTTCGCGCCGGGCAAGCCAGCGACACCCTGGAACCTGAAAGACCGGCTGGCGGCTTTGGGTTCAAATCGAACTGGCCTGGTCTTGTGCTACTCGCGCTCGGCGCCGCTTTCTTGCTTGTCGGGGCCACCATCTGAATTTGAAACTGTTTCTAGCTCCCCATCGCCCGCCAGGCATTCGAGGCGAACTGCCGTCGCCAGGTGACGATGACGACCAGCGCGGTCGTCGCCAGCAATAACCAGGGGCTGACGAACCAGCCGAGATAACCAAGCGCGAAGAAGAACGCGCGCTGGCCGCGGTTGAAATGCCGCCCCGCCGCCTCGAACAGGCGCGTCGTGCGCATCACATGGGCTTCCGCTTCCGCGGTGTCGCGCTCTGACGACGGCGGCATCGCGCCGAGCAGGATCGCGACATAGTTGAACAGGCGGTACGACCAGGCGAATTTGAAGAAGGCGTAGATGAAGATCAGGATCAGCCCGACGCATTTGATTTCCCAGAGCGCAGGCGAGGGGGTGAGATCGACCGGCAGTTCGCGCAGCACGGCGAGCG includes these proteins:
- a CDS encoding helix-turn-helix domain-containing protein codes for the protein MQRLRLKADGRIVELRDGQEFPLAPTMPGVALAIPAPEPALAMPTVSPTTPDVTPGETPALPAVRDLRRRAQLTQLEFAARLGVPVETIRNWEQGKRAPRGPARALLAVIAHSPETVFAALATEEPSPV
- the mgtE gene encoding magnesium transporter, producing MAEKIDVAQAADALSAQGSVLDHLPMRDEENQLRREFVEEITRAIHAADRPLLCEVVAELHEADLGDLIGALEPEDRVTLVELTGADFDFSALNEVDDSVREEILEELEPETVAEGVRELESDDAVQLLQGLDEEDKEEILEKLPPSERVALERSLLYPENSAGRRMQSEFIAVPPDWTVGQAIDYMRDTPDLPGRFYEIYAVDAENHWQGAVSLDTLLRARRPVPIADLIDEDRRRVSVLDDQEEVARMFGKYNLVAAPVVDTTNRLVGVITIDDVVDVIEEEADEDLKALGGVTSDEELSDSVWTIARARFNWLLVNLATAFLASSVLGLFEGQLEKMVALAVLAPIVASQGGNAATQTMTVAVRALATRELGSNNAFRVVMREAMVGLVNGLAFAVITGVAAVAWFKIPGLGIVIGLAIICNLVAGALGGILIPMVLDRVRADPAVASGTFVTTITDVVGFFSFLGIATLWFGLK
- a CDS encoding polysaccharide deacetylase family protein — translated: MTRNLSAALCSAVAALMTFVAAAQAAECSRKDALGTSRVLAVDPATYPRVGLKSFPQTLPLDDREVVLTFDDGPWPATDQKILAALAHECVRATFFLIGKPASERPELVRRIAAQGHTIAHHTWTHHNLKYMKPEAAIGEIDKGIAAVETALHGKAATTPSTPFFRFPFFDMTPATLDALQKRGIAVFGADLWASDWNPMTPAQQLKLLTERLQVARKGIILLHDPKAQTAAMLPAFLRYLRDNRYRVVHLVPAGAKTVSDKAH
- a CDS encoding aldo/keto reductase, encoding MLFVEANGAKIPAIGLGTWELRGRSCARLVEQALRLGYRHIDTAQMYENEREVGEGLRASGVKRDQVFLTTKIWPSHFAPHDLERSAKESLVRLRLTEVDLLLLHWPNPQVPLVETLGALARIKQQGLARHIGVSNFTVTLIEEAVASCSEPLVCDQVEYHPYLDQTKVRQACARHGMAVVAYSPVAKGRIKNDRALLRIGDRYRKTAAQICLRWLVQQGVAAIPRTSKLERLSENIEILDFELSEADMQQISGMGSAGGRLTDFGFAPKWD
- a CDS encoding DUF599 domain-containing protein, translating into MGAYWVDIAAVAFFVVEWLAYGFTLEHTAYGRDSLSARMNHYREVWVRNMLDREARMVDMQIMASLQNGTAFFASTSLIAIGGALALLRATNDALAVLRELPVDLTPSPALWEIKCVGLILIFIYAFFKFAWSYRLFNYVAILLGAMPPSSERDTAEAEAHVMRTTRLFEAAGRHFNRGQRAFFFALGYLGWFVSPWLLLATTALVVIVTWRRQFASNAWRAMGS